The following are encoded in a window of Ruminiclostridium herbifermentans genomic DNA:
- a CDS encoding fumarate hydratase codes for MRDINVSTIIESVKNMCMNANYYLNEDIKQAMKDGLKNEQSPIGAQVLDKLLINADLAAQKKVAICQDTGMAVVFVTIGQEVHIVGGGLSDAINEGVRRGYNEGYLRKSVVRDPIDRVNTGDNTPAIIHYEIVPGDSLKIELAPKGFGSENMSALKMLKPSDGIEGVKNFILETVDKAGPNPCPPIVVGVGIGGTMEKASILAKRALMRPINVRNKIEYVRDLENEMLQKINELGIGPAGLGGTNTALAVNVETYPTHIAGLPVAINISCHVTRHAETIL; via the coding sequence ATGAGGGATATTAATGTCAGTACAATAATTGAATCAGTTAAAAATATGTGCATGAATGCAAATTATTATCTAAACGAAGATATAAAGCAAGCAATGAAAGACGGCTTAAAAAATGAACAATCTCCAATTGGTGCGCAGGTACTGGATAAGCTTTTAATAAATGCAGACTTAGCTGCGCAAAAGAAGGTCGCCATATGTCAAGATACTGGAATGGCAGTAGTTTTTGTGACAATAGGCCAAGAGGTGCATATAGTCGGTGGTGGACTGTCAGATGCCATTAATGAAGGTGTTAGGAGAGGATATAACGAAGGCTACTTAAGAAAATCAGTAGTAAGAGATCCAATAGACCGTGTGAATACAGGAGATAATACACCTGCTATTATACATTATGAAATTGTTCCAGGAGATTCGTTAAAAATAGAATTGGCTCCAAAGGGTTTTGGCAGTGAGAATATGAGCGCACTGAAAATGCTAAAACCTTCAGATGGGATAGAGGGGGTAAAAAACTTTATATTAGAAACTGTAGACAAAGCTGGGCCAAACCCATGTCCTCCTATTGTAGTTGGAGTAGGAATTGGAGGAACAATGGAAAAAGCGTCTATTCTTGCTAAAAGAGCATTGATGAGACCAATTAATGTAAGGAATAAAATAGAGTATGTTAGAGACCTTGAAAATGAGATGCTTCAAAAAATAAATGAACTAGGGATTGGACCAGCTGGACTAGGAGGTACTAATACTGCACTAGCTGTAAATGTTGAGACATATCCAACCCATATTGCTGGATTACCAGTGGCAATAAATATTAGCTGTCATGTAACTCGTCATGCAGAGACTATACTATAA
- a CDS encoding Fe-S-containing hydro-lyase, with product MHYNIIAPFNRDEARKLKAGDTVSLSGIIYTARDAAHKRLIELINQNKELPFDIKNQTIYYVGPCPAKDGEVIGSAGPTSSYRMDAYAPTLIKLGQTGMIGKGIRNEAVINAMKEFGAVYFGAIGGAGALMAECVKKHEVIAFPELGAESIRKLEVEAFPLTVIIDSYGNNLYEIGKNEYRKCI from the coding sequence ATGCATTATAATATAATAGCACCATTTAACAGAGATGAGGCAAGGAAATTAAAAGCAGGAGATACAGTTTCGCTTAGTGGAATAATATATACAGCAAGGGACGCCGCACATAAGAGATTAATAGAATTAATTAATCAAAATAAGGAACTGCCATTTGACATTAAAAATCAAACTATATATTACGTTGGCCCCTGTCCTGCAAAAGATGGAGAGGTTATTGGTTCTGCTGGTCCAACTTCAAGCTACAGAATGGATGCATATGCTCCTACCTTAATTAAGCTTGGACAAACTGGAATGATAGGAAAAGGGATTAGAAACGAAGCTGTTATTAATGCAATGAAGGAATTTGGTGCGGTTTATTTTGGAGCTATAGGTGGCGCAGGAGCATTGATGGCTGAATGTGTTAAAAAACATGAAGTCATAGCTTTTCCCGAATTAGGTGCTGAGTCAATAAGAAAGTTGGAGGTAGAAGCTTTCCCTCTAACAGTCATAATAGATAGCTATGGAAATAATTTATATGAAATTGGGAAAAATGAATATAGAAAGTGCATATAA
- a CDS encoding DUF1858 domain-containing protein: protein MAKVTKDMIISDVLNMDRGTTPIFLNNGMHCLGCPSASGESIEDACAVHGIDADKLVEELNKYFESK from the coding sequence ATGGCAAAGGTTACTAAGGATATGATCATTTCAGATGTATTAAATATGGATAGAGGTACTACACCAATATTTCTAAATAACGGTATGCATTGCTTAGGATGCCCATCAGCTTCAGGAGAAAGTATTGAAGATGCTTGTGCTGTTCATGGAATAGATGCAGATAAGTTGGTTGAAGAATTAAATAAATATTTTGAATCAAAATAG
- a CDS encoding adenylosuccinate synthase, which translates to MAVRVVVGTQWGDEGKGKYIDMLAEKSDFIVRFSGGNNAGHTIVANGAKYALHLIPSGILHTNKTCIIGNGVVVDPAVLLKEIKDLNDRGVTTDHLLISDRAHVIMPYHIGLDELQENFRTEGNKIGTTKRGIGPCYADKIERSGIRMCDLMEKDEFIKKVKLNLELKNAIIEKVYGGKPYDAQSIIDEYLGYAEQIRKYVADTTSILADAIDQGKDILFEGAQANFLDVDFGTYPYVTSSNPVSGGVCTGSGVGPVYINEVYGVLKAYTSRVGAGPFPTEQDNEVGDTIRELGWEYGTTTGRPRRCGWLDTVMIKYAAKINGLTALAINHVDTIGKLNEIKLCVGYKKDGKVTTVFPASLNELAKCEPVYEVFEPWNEDISNIKSFDELPQNAKIYLNRIEELVGVKIGLIGVGKDREQIIQKL; encoded by the coding sequence ATGGCCGTAAGAGTAGTTGTTGGAACTCAATGGGGTGATGAGGGTAAGGGAAAGTACATTGATATGCTTGCTGAAAAGTCTGATTTTATTGTGAGGTTTTCGGGAGGAAATAATGCAGGACATACAATTGTTGCTAACGGAGCAAAATATGCTCTGCATCTGATTCCGTCGGGAATACTTCATACTAATAAGACATGTATTATAGGAAATGGTGTTGTAGTAGATCCGGCAGTATTGCTTAAAGAAATAAAGGATTTAAATGACAGGGGCGTAACAACAGATCACCTTTTGATTAGTGATAGAGCCCACGTTATTATGCCTTATCATATAGGTCTAGATGAACTCCAAGAGAATTTTAGAACAGAGGGCAATAAAATTGGAACTACAAAAAGAGGAATAGGGCCTTGCTATGCTGATAAGATTGAACGTTCTGGAATAAGAATGTGCGACTTAATGGAAAAGGATGAGTTTATTAAAAAAGTTAAATTAAATCTTGAACTTAAAAATGCTATAATAGAAAAAGTATATGGTGGTAAGCCCTATGATGCTCAGAGCATAATTGATGAGTATTTAGGTTATGCAGAACAGATTAGAAAATATGTTGCTGATACAACTAGTATTTTAGCTGATGCAATTGATCAAGGAAAAGACATATTATTTGAAGGAGCACAGGCTAATTTCTTGGATGTTGACTTTGGAACATATCCATATGTAACATCTTCTAATCCTGTTTCTGGTGGAGTATGTACTGGTTCTGGAGTTGGACCGGTATATATAAATGAAGTTTATGGAGTTTTGAAGGCTTATACTTCAAGAGTAGGAGCTGGTCCATTCCCTACTGAGCAAGATAATGAAGTAGGTGATACAATCAGAGAATTAGGTTGGGAGTATGGTACTACTACAGGAAGACCTAGAAGATGTGGTTGGCTTGATACTGTTATGATAAAATATGCTGCAAAGATTAATGGATTAACTGCTCTTGCTATAAACCACGTAGATACAATTGGTAAGCTAAATGAGATAAAACTCTGTGTTGGCTACAAAAAAGACGGAAAAGTAACAACAGTCTTTCCTGCAAGCTTAAATGAACTTGCAAAGTGTGAACCGGTTTATGAAGTATTTGAACCATGGAATGAAGATATTTCTAATATTAAGTCTTTTGATGAACTACCTCAGAATGCAAAAATATACCTTAATAGGATTGAAGAACTTGTGGGTGTAAAGATAGGTTTGATTGGAGTAGGAAAAGACAGAGAACAGATTATTCAAAAGCTCTAA
- a CDS encoding AAA family ATPase has translation MKIILVSNSMHDIFVKFISSKFDIINKNDKLSLSEVNDYLENVKPIVDGIVIIDQVFFQWDETDKLTFSLLADNINNAKILIFTTDFKKQFLLENYIKSDNIKVVTIDYIRLSQNILNREMEYLINLSQRTKPLENISKDSQHNIKKVNTEKKRSFFDRFKSSHKDENKYNPTDQLERDFESISKGISRVISITGHRGSGLTSTSINLACEASKRGLKAIVIDLDIDYRGCNAYFSNFNEASNKNEEMNASLIRTLAKPQDYKTSCFCVNENFWVTSLGYSFNDKRLIEHFYNSTKLVGLLSLLRSKFNVIILDMPLDLLKVFEDAIIHIDVFGLCVPNSIYGILSTLRNIEVVLNNESISYVNSKSKVVVTKYNDRAKFQEEYFVPEKVCEIMTSGISSNFRNEINLAGYIPYSFEFDKQIESDIPIVNSSTEYEKNYGNILLRLMEGVK, from the coding sequence ATGAAAATTATACTAGTTTCTAACAGTATGCATGACATCTTTGTGAAATTCATCTCTAGCAAATTTGATATAATAAATAAAAATGATAAGCTTTCATTATCTGAAGTAAATGATTACCTCGAAAATGTTAAACCGATAGTTGATGGAATTGTAATTATTGATCAGGTGTTTTTTCAGTGGGATGAAACTGATAAATTAACTTTTTCTTTGTTAGCGGATAATATTAATAATGCTAAAATATTAATCTTTACGACTGATTTTAAAAAGCAATTTTTATTAGAAAATTATATCAAATCTGACAACATAAAGGTAGTTACGATAGATTACATAAGATTATCTCAAAATATTTTAAATAGAGAGATGGAATATTTAATAAATTTATCACAAAGAACTAAACCTTTAGAAAATATTTCAAAAGATTCTCAACATAATATAAAGAAAGTTAATACCGAAAAGAAAAGGTCGTTTTTTGACAGGTTTAAATCTAGTCATAAAGATGAGAATAAATATAATCCTACTGACCAATTAGAACGAGATTTTGAAAGTATCAGTAAAGGGATAAGCAGAGTTATATCAATAACAGGACATAGGGGCAGTGGACTAACAAGTACATCTATAAATTTGGCTTGTGAAGCAAGTAAACGGGGATTAAAAGCCATAGTCATTGATTTAGATATTGATTATAGGGGATGTAATGCATATTTTAGCAATTTCAATGAAGCATCAAATAAAAATGAAGAAATGAATGCATCGCTAATTCGAACACTTGCTAAGCCACAGGATTATAAAACCTCCTGCTTTTGTGTAAACGAGAACTTTTGGGTAACATCGTTAGGATATTCTTTTAATGATAAAAGGTTAATAGAGCATTTTTATAATTCTACGAAGTTGGTAGGTTTATTATCATTACTTAGAAGTAAGTTTAATGTAATCATTTTAGATATGCCTCTAGACTTACTAAAAGTATTTGAAGACGCTATCATACATATAGATGTTTTTGGGTTATGTGTTCCTAATAGTATATATGGAATATTGAGTACACTTAGAAATATAGAAGTTGTACTTAATAATGAAAGTATATCGTATGTTAACTCAAAATCAAAAGTAGTAGTGACAAAATATAATGATAGAGCAAAATTTCAAGAGGAGTATTTTGTTCCAGAAAAGGTGTGTGAAATCATGACTTCTGGGATAAGTAGTAACTTTAGAAATGAAATTAATCTAGCAGGATACATTCCATATTCTTTTGAATTTGATAAGCAAATTGAATCAGATATACCTATTGTCAATAGTAGTACTGAATACGAAAAAAATTATGGGAATATACTTCTAAGACTAATGGAAGGGGTAAAGTAA
- a CDS encoding flagellar biosynthesis protein FlgA: MDLSSVKSVTPNKHLFKKIIAVMLSLVVIVVSFIIIDNSNKDSRETIEVVRVRQNGGIQANSVITEKQIEKYNLIKKEYTSDMLLAEDMSSIIGKYSKNYMRDKTVIYKDEVGDEIPVKNEWLYKVNEKNEVITLPYDYLKCGGDILMPGDRVRIRVSYEVEETTVPQESYDNPNLVITQTQDKTIKTEILFDDIVIKDMLNSNSHSIYEVYKEVSRLSEDKRESVMKSDEFLKNIQPKALMLEGTMQQINNFAKYNGFEGKSFLITILSRKDSNVIGNQLPTLQSEVEKWIEKENQQ; this comes from the coding sequence ATGGATTTAAGTAGTGTAAAAAGTGTAACGCCAAATAAGCATTTGTTTAAGAAGATAATTGCAGTAATGTTAAGTTTAGTAGTGATTGTTGTTTCTTTTATTATTATAGACAATTCAAATAAAGATTCTAGAGAGACAATAGAAGTTGTTAGAGTGAGACAAAATGGAGGAATTCAGGCAAACTCAGTAATAACTGAAAAGCAAATCGAAAAATATAACTTGATTAAAAAAGAGTATACTTCTGATATGTTGCTTGCAGAGGATATGTCTTCAATTATTGGTAAGTATTCAAAAAACTATATGAGAGATAAAACTGTTATTTATAAAGATGAAGTTGGAGATGAAATACCTGTAAAAAATGAGTGGCTATATAAAGTTAATGAAAAAAATGAGGTTATCACACTACCGTACGATTATTTAAAGTGTGGTGGTGATATTCTAATGCCTGGAGACCGTGTCAGAATAAGAGTTTCATACGAGGTTGAGGAAACAACTGTTCCACAAGAATCGTATGATAATCCCAATTTGGTAATTACACAAACTCAAGATAAAACAATAAAAACAGAGATATTATTTGATGATATAGTCATTAAGGACATGCTTAATTCAAACAGCCATTCTATATATGAGGTATATAAAGAAGTATCAAGACTTAGCGAAGACAAAAGAGAATCAGTAATGAAAAGCGATGAGTTTCTGAAGAATATTCAACCTAAAGCACTAATGTTAGAAGGCACTATGCAACAAATCAATAATTTTGCAAAATACAATGGATTTGAAGGGAAATCTTTTTTAATTACTATTTTAAGTAGAAAAGATTCTAATGTTATAGGTAATCAGCTCCCAACACTACAGAGTGAGGTAGAAAAATGGATAGAAAAAGAAAATCAGCAATAA
- a CDS encoding AAA family ATPase, which yields MDRKRKSAINSIFQKISAKDMIGAEINDKKLIYSVVGFIPACEGVDNTLLISNLGYLLAKQGLNTCIVDFKVFFPNLYHALGVSPNKKGNGLIKVLKSDKVDYRDEINSTKEEKLFLLSPSPQDLIEEYFDFSFSSIERVISELKEMFDIVLIDIPNNPPLEFCLGAMKYCHVGFFTATERVEVTGNMIKLLDFASSVGISTAKFTSVILMNLQDIKFDYKIISELGFNIVAVLPFVKAALSCYLDGNLYIRDYPVVNKYFDKEIKRLANLLSNQ from the coding sequence ATGGATAGAAAAAGAAAATCAGCAATAAACAGTATATTTCAAAAGATCTCAGCTAAAGACATGATAGGTGCAGAGATTAATGATAAGAAATTAATATATAGTGTAGTTGGGTTCATACCGGCTTGTGAAGGTGTTGACAACACTTTACTAATAAGTAATCTAGGGTACTTATTAGCAAAACAAGGTTTAAATACATGTATTGTTGACTTTAAAGTATTTTTCCCAAATTTATATCATGCTTTAGGTGTTAGTCCTAATAAGAAAGGCAACGGATTAATTAAAGTATTAAAGAGCGATAAAGTTGATTATAGAGATGAAATAAATTCAACAAAGGAAGAAAAATTATTTCTTCTATCGCCAAGCCCACAAGATTTAATTGAAGAATATTTTGATTTTTCTTTTTCTAGTATAGAAAGAGTAATATCAGAGCTAAAGGAAATGTTTGATATTGTACTTATTGATATACCAAACAACCCACCTTTAGAATTTTGTTTAGGTGCAATGAAATACTGCCATGTTGGCTTTTTTACAGCAACAGAGAGAGTTGAGGTTACTGGCAATATGATAAAATTATTGGATTTTGCTTCATCAGTAGGAATTAGTACGGCAAAATTCACTAGTGTTATCCTTATGAATCTTCAAGATATAAAGTTCGACTATAAAATAATAAGTGAATTAGGATTTAATATAGTTGCAGTACTACCATTTGTTAAAGCGGCACTATCATGCTATTTAGATGGCAATTTATACATAAGAGATTATCCTGTAGTAAATAAGTACTTTGATAAAGAAATTAAAAGACTAGCTAATTTACTTTCAAACCAGTAA
- a CDS encoding ATPase, T2SS/T4P/T4SS family → MLTRGKISDMQQKVSFQTNTNEDFEQIKNKYTTINFDEALELCQKYITKVATNAFRRESDPARKREITKSYIYEFVDTQKPVVEGYVDLAKLKGALIDEITQYGPITQAMEDTSIDEIRANGPDQIFVESGGKTIQWEQHFSDREHMERIISKLIGVSKVRLTPKIPMVNARTIEGYRVNATHAEISPYDVPAFVIRKFSKKSITSESMIKNESFSVNMFKLLSLIPKADLSWVTVGPTGSGKTTLNELLVKEIDPLSRIITIENPSEMRLIRREGNSKHGKIINDVLQYESVSDDDDSSPATMENLLVNAMRQSPHWIGPGELRTPGEFATALRAAQTGHYFFSTLHAEGDTEAIYRFLTAYLMASNEPAELALRNICSALKFVIFQEKLADGTRKVTSISEVIGSNGLKPIVNQIYRFVCEDVIEEESTHKVLKIVGRHERVGKLSENVQQAMLKAGIKRSRFEFLTTDPKKDEKEVYEFDEYNFIS, encoded by the coding sequence TTGCTTACACGTGGTAAAATCAGTGATATGCAACAGAAGGTATCTTTTCAAACAAACACCAACGAAGACTTTGAACAAATAAAAAATAAGTATACAACTATAAATTTTGACGAAGCTTTAGAACTATGCCAAAAGTATATTACTAAAGTAGCTACAAATGCTTTTAGACGTGAAAGCGATCCTGCTAGAAAACGTGAGATTACAAAGTCATATATATATGAGTTTGTAGATACTCAAAAACCCGTTGTTGAAGGATATGTTGATCTTGCAAAATTAAAAGGAGCTTTAATAGATGAAATAACTCAATATGGTCCTATTACTCAGGCTATGGAGGATACATCAATTGATGAGATACGAGCAAATGGACCAGATCAGATATTTGTGGAATCTGGCGGAAAAACAATCCAATGGGAACAGCACTTTAGTGACCGTGAGCATATGGAAAGAATTATTTCAAAGCTTATAGGTGTATCAAAGGTTCGTCTTACACCTAAGATTCCAATGGTAAATGCAAGGACAATAGAGGGATACAGAGTAAATGCGACACATGCTGAAATTTCGCCTTATGATGTGCCTGCATTTGTAATTCGAAAATTTAGTAAAAAGTCTATTACCTCTGAGTCAATGATAAAGAATGAATCTTTTTCAGTTAACATGTTTAAGTTACTTTCATTAATACCGAAAGCAGATTTATCTTGGGTAACTGTTGGGCCTACCGGAAGTGGTAAAACTACACTAAATGAATTACTTGTTAAAGAAATAGATCCTTTATCAAGAATAATTACAATAGAGAATCCCTCAGAAATGAGACTCATAAGAAGAGAGGGCAATAGTAAACACGGTAAGATAATAAATGATGTCCTTCAATATGAATCAGTTTCAGATGATGATGATTCTAGCCCTGCTACTATGGAAAACTTACTTGTAAATGCAATGAGACAGTCTCCACATTGGATTGGTCCTGGAGAACTTAGAACACCAGGAGAGTTTGCTACTGCATTAAGAGCGGCTCAGACTGGACATTACTTCTTTTCCACTTTACATGCCGAGGGAGATACAGAAGCAATTTATAGATTCTTGACAGCATACCTTATGGCTTCAAATGAGCCAGCCGAGCTAGCTCTTAGAAATATATGCAGTGCATTAAAGTTTGTAATATTTCAAGAAAAGTTAGCAGATGGTACAAGAAAAGTTACTTCAATTTCAGAAGTAATAGGTTCAAATGGTTTGAAACCAATTGTTAATCAAATATATAGATTTGTGTGTGAGGATGTTATTGAGGAAGAATCTACTCATAAGGTTTTAAAGATTGTTGGAAGGCATGAAAGAGTTGGAAAGTTATCTGAAAATGTACAACAGGCAATGTTAAAAGCAGGAATAAAGAGAAGTAGATTTGAATTTCTGACTACTGATCCTAAGAAAGATGAAAAAGAGGTGTATGAATTTGATGAATACAACTTTATTAGTTAG
- a CDS encoding EsaB/YukD family protein yields MEYILVTFKTENMKEIDLKVPTFVKISEILSMLSESFNLFLNDRNRLQAEPLGRILDNGKTLQDEGVGAGALLTLI; encoded by the coding sequence ATGGAATATATACTAGTAACATTTAAAACAGAAAATATGAAAGAAATAGATTTAAAGGTACCTACATTTGTTAAGATATCAGAGATACTTTCTATGCTTTCTGAGTCTTTTAATTTATTTTTAAATGATAGAAATAGATTGCAGGCAGAACCTTTAGGAAGAATCTTAGATAACGGTAAAACATTACAGGATGAAGGAGTAGGTGCAGGAGCATTGCTTACTTTAATATAG
- a CDS encoding DUF5050 domain-containing protein — protein MNFNNLNGGLVNKAGNKLFVCDIHSYKGTYIIDRYGGQPALQEGLFWFMNCEGDSIYYSDQRLSNWLCRYDIYSNKENVVLEKPCYGLLTSGEWIYYINENDGKIYRCLLNGKSEHKITIEQVICFIIENEQIFYSSETGIYTCSTKGDEVNKISDSIALNMLLMDEFLVYTDKKNKHILTIFNLKNENLETYTDICASSINAKDRYLYCTNINNDSSIYRINLDNKSCIRICGEGANNLHIIEDVLYYNARNEWKSISITGGNSEKLFI, from the coding sequence ATGAATTTTAACAATTTAAATGGTGGCCTTGTAAATAAGGCTGGTAATAAACTATTTGTATGTGATATCCACAGCTACAAAGGAACTTACATAATAGATAGGTATGGTGGACAACCAGCATTACAAGAGGGCTTATTTTGGTTTATGAACTGTGAAGGAGACAGTATTTATTATAGTGATCAAAGACTGTCAAATTGGTTATGCAGATATGACATATATAGTAATAAAGAAAATGTAGTTCTTGAAAAGCCTTGTTATGGATTGTTAACAAGTGGAGAGTGGATTTATTATATTAACGAAAATGATGGCAAAATATATAGATGCTTATTAAATGGGAAGAGCGAACACAAAATTACAATTGAACAGGTAATTTGTTTTATTATTGAGAATGAGCAAATATTTTACTCTAGTGAAACAGGAATATACACTTGTTCTACAAAGGGAGATGAGGTTAATAAAATTTCTGATTCAATAGCATTGAATATGCTGTTAATGGATGAATTTCTAGTATATACAGACAAAAAAAATAAGCATATATTAACAATATTTAATCTGAAAAATGAAAATTTAGAAACCTATACTGATATATGTGCTTCTAGCATAAATGCAAAAGATAGATATTTATATTGTACCAATATAAATAATGACAGCTCAATCTATAGAATTAATTTAGATAACAAGAGTTGTATTCGTATTTGTGGTGAAGGTGCAAATAATTTACATATAATTGAGGATGTTTTATATTATAATGCAAGAAATGAATGGAAAAGTATTTCGATAACAGGGGGAAATTCAGAGAAATTATTTATATAA
- a CDS encoding WXG100 family type VII secretion target, giving the protein MANQQKFDFDKANALKTKLNQEQQKLENDLKGMMRQVEDVRQWWSGGSEEAFINNFRTTKDKIVKSLNECIMGYNKLVDQVAKAKQDADADIARQLNV; this is encoded by the coding sequence ATGGCAAATCAACAAAAGTTTGACTTTGACAAAGCAAATGCTTTAAAAACTAAGCTTAACCAAGAACAACAGAAACTTGAGAATGATCTTAAGGGAATGATGAGACAAGTAGAAGATGTAAGACAATGGTGGTCTGGTGGTTCAGAAGAGGCATTTATAAACAACTTCAGAACTACAAAAGATAAAATCGTTAAAAGCCTAAATGAATGTATAATGGGCTATAATAAGCTTGTAGACCAAGTTGCAAAAGCAAAGCAAGATGCCGATGCGGATATTGCAAGACAGCTTAACGTATAA
- a CDS encoding WXG100 family type VII secretion target has translation MYTPSDIKNSARKINDKRNDLRIKESGLKSDVRDLKSWWMGKGSISFIQGYNETEVEINRLYAEISNLESALKGLASAVERADDERRREAERIRLEELRRKSSQAKK, from the coding sequence ATGTATACGCCAAGTGATATAAAAAATTCTGCAAGAAAAATAAACGATAAGAGAAATGATTTGCGTATAAAAGAAAGTGGATTAAAAAGTGATGTGAGAGATTTAAAATCTTGGTGGATGGGTAAAGGTAGTATTTCATTTATACAAGGTTACAATGAAACTGAAGTTGAAATAAATAGACTGTACGCAGAAATAAGTAATTTAGAAAGTGCGTTGAAAGGATTGGCATCAGCTGTAGAACGTGCAGATGATGAAAGAAGACGTGAAGCTGAGAGAATACGTTTAGAAGAGTTGAGAAGAAAATCCTCTCAGGCTAAAAAATGA